A DNA window from Xanthomonas campestris pv. campestris str. ATCC 33913 contains the following coding sequences:
- a CDS encoding CheR family methyltransferase, with product MPGVVLAAMTEVELFDLELRVLLEAVYQRYHYDFRDYAVSSLRRRMRHAMGRFDCARVADLQHRLLHEPDTFAQAMQFFTVQVSEMFRDPAYFRVLREHAVPVLRTYPSIKLWVAGCSTGEEVWSLAILLHEEGLLERAVIYATDINPEALNMAEAGAYGIDRIAQFSRNYLDAGGRGSLSDYYTTAYDGAVFDRRLKRNIVFADHSLATDTVFSEVHLVSCRNVLIYFNRSLQDRAVGLFYDALVHRGFLGLGSKESLQFGAHAQAFETCAREQRLYRKAA from the coding sequence GTGCCGGGTGTGGTGCTCGCGGCAATGACTGAAGTGGAGCTGTTCGACCTGGAGCTGCGCGTGCTGCTGGAAGCGGTCTACCAGCGCTACCACTACGATTTTCGCGATTACGCGGTGTCGTCGTTGCGCCGGCGCATGCGCCACGCCATGGGCCGCTTCGACTGCGCGCGCGTGGCCGATCTGCAGCACCGCTTGCTGCACGAGCCGGACACCTTTGCCCAGGCAATGCAGTTCTTTACCGTGCAGGTCTCGGAAATGTTTCGCGACCCGGCGTATTTTCGGGTATTGCGCGAACACGCCGTACCGGTGTTGCGCACCTATCCGTCGATCAAGCTGTGGGTGGCCGGCTGCAGCACCGGCGAAGAGGTCTGGTCGCTGGCGATCCTGCTGCACGAAGAAGGCCTGCTGGAGCGCGCGGTGATCTACGCCACCGACATCAATCCCGAAGCACTGAACATGGCCGAGGCCGGCGCCTACGGCATCGACCGCATTGCCCAGTTCAGCCGCAACTATCTGGACGCTGGCGGCCGCGGTTCGTTGTCGGACTACTACACCACCGCCTACGACGGCGCGGTGTTCGACCGCCGGCTCAAGCGCAATATCGTGTTCGCCGATCACAGCCTGGCCACCGACACGGTGTTCTCCGAAGTGCATCTGGTGTCGTGCCGCAACGTGCTGATCTATTTCAACCGCAGCCTGCAGGATCGCGCGGTGGGCCTGTTCTACGATGCGCTGGTGCACCGTGGCTTCCTGGGGCTGGGTAGCAAGGAGTCGCTGCAGTTCGGCGCCCATGCACAGGCCTTCGAAACCTGTGCGCGCGAGCAGCGGTTGTACCGGAAGGCCGCATGA
- a CDS encoding hybrid sensor histidine kinase/response regulator, whose translation MQNITTSRDRWIWVIAAGLMAGTLGVELVTPLGYAVWLTYFVAVGVTVFQNHVRVPLVVGVLSCVLLAIGFHLAPSSTNSSFSSVNRSIGGISFLAMALVVMQAIRARRQAETALWLQQAENTVEASLRGDQSPEALADAAVRALCDTLEAQVGALYRLEGERLRLTGGAALAEDVPSTLPTNLGQLGETLQRGSVRRVRGVDAGHLQIASSLGKSDCQELLLAPVTADGRIIGIVELGRTGAPGTAATREEELLARCGENIGVALRTALLRAQLVSLLEETQRQSEELQTQQEELRVANEELEEQSRSLQQSQSDLEQQQAELEQTNVQLEERTQALEAQKQALLVAQGQLVRNSNELSTASRYKSEFLANMSHELRTPLNSSLILAKLLADNKDHTLTAEQVKYAQAIHSSNNDLLALINDILDLSKIEAGHVELSDDTVAMSSVVQRLRDTFEPLARQKGLQLEISADAAAPTQLVVDNQRLQQILKNLLANAIKFTEHGQVSLAVQSHGNGRVRFVVCDTGIGIAREQSEVIFEAFRQADGSTRRRYGGTGLGLSISRDLALRMGGSISVDSEPGRGSCFTLELPVDGAPADAAAPAAAPATHLAPTPRSDTTQLFAARTSAVISAAPVTTPASNAAPSVRAEDDRDQRTRPGRLILAVEDETRFAQALVDLAHELDFDCVVAPNAEEALRLAAELRPSGILLDIGLPDASGLSVLERLKRNPATRHIPVHVVSALERSQIALELGAVGYLIKPATRELLAGAIRQLEETNARALRRLLIVEDDSALRANLELLLARDQLEIVAVGTIAEAMDQLGSATFDCMVTDLALPDGSGYDLLERMAGNDAVAFPPVIVYTGRALTRDEEQRLRRYSKSIIIKGVRSPERLLDEVTLFLHSVEASLPSDQQRLLREARRRDAVLDGATVLLAEDDVRNIFALSSVLEPLGVTLQIARNGREALEHLAKHEVDLVLMDIMMPEMDGITAMRQIRANRQWQDLPIIALTAKAMADDREHCLQAGANDYIAKPIDVDKLVSLCRVWCSRQ comes from the coding sequence ATGCAGAACATCACGACCTCGCGCGACCGCTGGATCTGGGTGATCGCAGCAGGGTTGATGGCCGGCACGTTGGGGGTGGAACTGGTCACGCCGCTGGGGTACGCGGTGTGGCTCACCTACTTTGTCGCCGTCGGCGTCACCGTGTTCCAGAACCATGTGCGCGTGCCGCTGGTGGTGGGCGTGCTGTCGTGCGTGTTGCTGGCAATCGGTTTCCACCTGGCCCCGTCCAGCACCAATTCGAGTTTCTCCTCGGTCAACCGCAGCATCGGCGGCATCTCCTTTCTGGCCATGGCGCTGGTGGTGATGCAGGCGATCCGCGCCCGCCGCCAGGCCGAAACCGCGCTGTGGCTGCAGCAGGCCGAAAACACCGTCGAAGCGAGCCTACGCGGCGACCAGAGCCCGGAAGCGCTGGCCGATGCCGCCGTGCGCGCCCTGTGCGACACGCTGGAAGCGCAAGTTGGCGCGCTGTATCGGCTGGAAGGCGAGCGCCTGCGCCTGACCGGCGGCGCCGCGCTGGCCGAGGACGTACCAAGCACCCTGCCCACCAACCTCGGCCAGCTGGGCGAAACCCTGCAGCGCGGCAGCGTGCGCCGCGTGCGTGGCGTGGATGCCGGGCACCTGCAGATTGCCTCGAGCCTGGGCAAGAGCGATTGCCAGGAATTGCTGCTGGCGCCAGTCACTGCCGACGGCCGCATCATCGGCATCGTCGAGCTGGGCCGCACGGGCGCGCCGGGCACGGCCGCCACCCGCGAAGAAGAGCTGCTCGCCCGCTGCGGCGAGAACATCGGCGTTGCCCTGCGCACCGCGCTGCTGCGCGCCCAATTGGTGAGCCTGCTCGAAGAAACCCAGCGGCAGAGCGAGGAATTGCAGACGCAGCAGGAAGAACTGCGCGTGGCCAATGAGGAACTGGAAGAACAGAGCCGCAGCCTGCAGCAGTCACAGAGCGATCTGGAACAGCAGCAGGCCGAACTGGAACAGACCAACGTGCAGCTGGAAGAACGCACCCAGGCACTGGAGGCGCAAAAACAGGCCTTGCTGGTGGCGCAGGGGCAACTGGTGCGCAACAGCAACGAGCTGTCCACCGCGTCGCGCTACAAGTCCGAATTCCTGGCCAACATGTCGCACGAGTTGCGCACCCCGCTCAACAGCTCGCTGATCCTGGCCAAGCTGCTGGCCGACAACAAGGACCACACGCTCACCGCCGAGCAGGTGAAGTACGCGCAGGCGATTCATTCGTCCAACAACGATCTGCTGGCGCTGATCAACGACATCCTGGATCTGTCCAAGATCGAAGCCGGGCATGTGGAATTGTCGGACGACACCGTGGCGATGAGCTCGGTGGTGCAGCGCCTGCGCGACACCTTCGAACCACTGGCGCGGCAGAAAGGCCTGCAGCTGGAGATCAGCGCCGACGCCGCCGCGCCGACGCAATTGGTGGTGGACAACCAGCGCCTGCAGCAGATCCTCAAGAACCTGCTGGCCAATGCGATCAAGTTCACCGAGCACGGCCAGGTCAGCCTGGCGGTGCAATCGCACGGCAATGGGCGCGTGCGCTTTGTGGTGTGCGATACCGGCATCGGCATTGCGCGCGAGCAGAGCGAGGTGATCTTCGAAGCGTTCCGCCAGGCCGATGGCAGCACCCGCCGGCGCTATGGCGGCACCGGGCTGGGTTTGTCGATCTCGCGCGACCTGGCGTTGCGCATGGGCGGCAGCATCAGCGTGGACAGCGAGCCCGGACGTGGCAGCTGCTTCACCCTGGAATTGCCCGTGGACGGCGCACCTGCCGACGCAGCTGCCCCGGCTGCTGCACCGGCGACGCACCTCGCGCCCACCCCGCGCAGCGACACCACGCAGCTCTTTGCAGCGCGCACATCCGCCGTAATCAGTGCTGCGCCGGTAACAACGCCTGCCAGCAACGCGGCACCGAGCGTGCGCGCCGAGGATGACCGCGATCAGCGCACCCGCCCCGGCCGCCTGATCCTGGCGGTGGAAGATGAAACCCGCTTTGCGCAGGCCCTGGTCGACCTGGCGCACGAGCTCGATTTCGATTGTGTGGTGGCGCCCAATGCCGAAGAAGCGCTGCGGCTGGCCGCCGAACTGCGCCCCAGCGGCATCCTGCTCGACATCGGCCTGCCCGATGCCTCCGGCCTGAGCGTGCTGGAGCGGCTCAAGCGCAACCCGGCTACCCGACACATCCCCGTGCACGTGGTCTCGGCGCTGGAGCGCAGCCAGATTGCGCTGGAGCTGGGTGCGGTGGGCTACCTGATCAAGCCGGCCACCCGCGAACTGCTCGCCGGGGCGATCCGCCAGCTGGAAGAAACCAACGCCCGCGCACTGCGCCGCCTGTTGATCGTCGAAGACGACAGCGCGCTGCGCGCCAACCTGGAACTGCTGCTGGCCCGCGATCAGCTGGAGATCGTCGCAGTCGGCACCATTGCCGAGGCGATGGACCAACTGGGCAGCGCCACATTCGATTGCATGGTCACCGACCTGGCCCTGCCCGACGGCAGCGGCTACGACCTGCTCGAACGCATGGCCGGCAACGATGCGGTGGCCTTCCCGCCGGTGATCGTCTACACCGGCCGTGCGCTCACCCGCGACGAAGAACAACGCCTGCGCCGCTACTCCAAGAGCATCATCATCAAGGGCGTGCGTTCGCCCGAGCGCCTGCTCGATGAGGTGACCTTGTTCCTGCACAGCGTGGAAGCCTCGCTGCCCAGCGACCAGCAGCGCCTGCTGCGCGAAGCGCGCCGCCGCGATGCGGTGCTCGATGGCGCCACCGTGCTGCTGGCCGAAGACGATGTGCGCAACATCTTCGCGCTGTCCAGCGTGCTCGAACCGCTGGGCGTCACCCTGCAGATCGCCCGCAACGGCCGCGAGGCGCTGGAGCACCTGGCCAAGCACGAAGTGGACCTCGTGCTAATGGACATCATGATGCCGGAGATGGATGGCATCACCGCGATGCGCCAGATCCGCGCCAACCGCCAGTGGCAAGACCTGCCGATCATCGCGCTGACCGCCAAGGCGATGGCCGACGACCGCGAACACTGCCTGCAGGCCGGCGCCAACGACTACATCGCCAAGCCCATCGACGTGGACAAGCTGGTGTCGCTGTGCCGGGTGTGGTGCTCGCGGCAATGA
- a CDS encoding two-component system sensor histidine kinase NtrB, which yields MDAETAVDSVGPLSYDSRQCHLLVQSVSDYAIYLLDTAGFVRSWNPGGERIKGYSADEVLGTHFSRFYLPEDAERGEPARSLDTALREGRFSAEGWRLRKDGSRFRASVVIEPVREHGVLIGFAKVTRDITERHEAQQLLQHAQQALLQSQKVEALGRLTLGLAHDFNNLLTVMVTSLDLIALRAGEDARTRMLVEAAQTAVDRGTLLTRQLLAFARGQRLVPERHAPAAVVERSLELLRRACPAGISLRVDFADALPDVRVDPGQLEAALLNLVFNSCDAMPAGGSIVLSASTQQRAPLDDPHGSARAYVGIAVSDTGPGMSAQVAQRASEPFFTTKEVGKGSGLGLSQVHGFAAQSGGFVDLQTAPGRGTTVTLLLPAILEAEHD from the coding sequence ATGGATGCGGAAACGGCCGTGGACAGCGTTGGGCCGCTTTCTTACGACAGCCGGCAATGCCATCTGTTGGTGCAGAGCGTGTCCGACTACGCGATCTATCTGCTGGATACCGCGGGCTTCGTGCGTAGCTGGAATCCCGGTGGCGAGCGCATCAAGGGCTACAGCGCCGACGAAGTGCTCGGCACGCATTTCTCGCGGTTCTATCTGCCCGAAGACGCCGAGCGTGGCGAGCCTGCGCGATCGCTGGACACGGCGTTGCGCGAAGGACGCTTTTCCGCCGAGGGCTGGCGCCTGCGCAAGGATGGCAGCCGCTTCCGGGCCAGCGTGGTGATCGAGCCGGTGCGCGAGCATGGCGTGCTGATCGGCTTTGCCAAGGTCACCCGCGACATCACCGAGCGCCATGAAGCTCAGCAGTTGCTTCAGCACGCGCAGCAGGCGTTGCTGCAATCGCAGAAAGTCGAAGCGCTGGGACGCCTGACGCTGGGTTTGGCGCACGATTTCAACAACCTGTTGACCGTGATGGTGACCAGCCTGGACCTGATCGCGCTGCGCGCCGGCGAGGATGCACGCACGCGCATGCTGGTGGAGGCCGCGCAGACCGCGGTGGATCGTGGCACCTTGCTGACCCGGCAGTTGCTCGCCTTCGCCCGTGGACAACGGTTGGTGCCCGAGCGCCACGCACCCGCGGCGGTGGTGGAGCGCTCGCTCGAATTGCTGCGGCGCGCCTGCCCGGCCGGCATCAGCCTGCGCGTGGACTTTGCCGATGCGCTGCCCGACGTACGCGTGGACCCCGGCCAACTGGAGGCAGCCTTGCTCAACCTGGTGTTCAACAGCTGCGATGCGATGCCTGCCGGCGGCAGCATCGTGCTCTCTGCGTCCACGCAACAGCGCGCGCCGCTGGACGACCCGCACGGCTCCGCGCGCGCCTATGTCGGCATCGCCGTCAGCGACACGGGCCCGGGCATGTCTGCGCAGGTGGCGCAGCGTGCGAGCGAGCCGTTCTTTACCACCAAGGAAGTCGGCAAGGGCTCCGGCCTGGGGTTGAGCCAGGTGCACGGGTTTGCCGCGCAATCCGGCGGCTTTGTCGATCTGCAGACCGCGCCCGGCCGCGGCACCACCGTGACCCTGTTGCTCCCGGCGATTCTGGAGGCCGAGCATGACTGA
- a CDS encoding response regulator — protein sequence MTDSLRLLMVEDQQELRDLIGEALRDAGITVDTADDGHCALRMLRENGPYDVVFSDIRMPNGMSGIELSEQVSQLLPQARIILASGFAKAQLPPLPAQVDFLPKPYRLRQLIGLLKGEGG from the coding sequence ATGACTGATTCCCTGCGCTTGCTGATGGTCGAAGACCAACAGGAACTGCGCGATCTCATCGGCGAAGCGCTGCGCGACGCCGGCATCACCGTCGATACCGCCGACGATGGCCACTGCGCGCTGCGCATGCTGCGCGAGAACGGCCCCTACGACGTGGTGTTCAGCGACATCCGCATGCCCAACGGCATGTCCGGTATCGAACTGAGCGAACAGGTGAGCCAGTTGCTGCCGCAGGCACGCATCATCCTGGCCTCGGGCTTTGCCAAGGCACAGTTGCCGCCGCTGCCGGCCCAGGTGGATTTCCTGCCAAAACCCTATCGCCTGCGCCAGCTGATCGGCCTGTTGAAGGGCGAGGGCGGCTGA
- a CDS encoding glycoside hydrolase family 16 protein, whose product MNMRCNVAVQVAVLLGTACAALTPQLRAQTLVWEDNFNGPAIDGNTWTYDVGNGCQIGLCGWGNGEMQYYTSRPENARIENGRLVIEARREAFQGMPFTSARLKTEGRMHFKYGTLEARIKTPVVGNGLWPAYWMLGTIGVWPGRGEIDLMEAGMAAAIANGTANRRIGAAVHWDYNGAQADYDTSYTHPVDLHNDFHVYRMTWDPNVIRMSIDGQQYFEFAISNIEGASLHEFHQQHYLLLNLAVGGTFTGINTPGGVTAPLPGKMEVDYLRLYQNPGASLYVGAQHTAPAGRFGVFTDQTDTAARLTFGQDAQLYLWNNLSPIAQAPFEGGNVMAYRANAGAWYGLGIQTDYRDMRNYAGGSLKLHLKTTTPSTFKIGINTSFGDSWVDFVPGGNQYGLVRDGVWHEVSIPFSAFYDLDLQSVKQMFMLVADPPASPVEIAIDKVYYQSR is encoded by the coding sequence ATGAACATGCGATGCAATGTTGCTGTGCAGGTCGCCGTGCTACTGGGAACCGCCTGTGCAGCGCTCACCCCGCAGCTGCGCGCACAAACACTGGTGTGGGAAGACAATTTCAACGGCCCCGCCATCGACGGCAACACGTGGACCTATGACGTCGGCAATGGCTGCCAGATCGGCTTGTGCGGCTGGGGCAACGGCGAGATGCAGTACTACACCAGCCGGCCCGAGAACGCGCGCATCGAAAACGGGCGGTTGGTGATCGAAGCGCGCCGCGAAGCGTTTCAAGGCATGCCGTTCACGTCGGCGCGGCTCAAGACCGAGGGCCGCATGCACTTCAAGTACGGCACGCTGGAAGCACGCATCAAGACGCCGGTGGTCGGCAACGGGCTGTGGCCGGCGTACTGGATGCTCGGCACCATCGGCGTGTGGCCCGGCCGCGGCGAGATCGATCTGATGGAAGCCGGCATGGCCGCGGCAATCGCCAACGGCACCGCCAATCGCCGCATCGGCGCGGCCGTGCACTGGGACTACAACGGCGCGCAGGCCGACTACGACACCAGCTACACCCACCCAGTGGATCTGCATAACGACTTCCACGTGTACCGGATGACCTGGGACCCGAACGTCATCCGCATGAGCATCGACGGCCAGCAGTACTTCGAATTTGCGATCTCCAATATCGAAGGCGCCTCGCTGCACGAATTCCATCAGCAGCATTACCTGCTGCTCAATCTGGCTGTCGGCGGCACCTTCACCGGCATCAACACGCCGGGCGGTGTGACCGCGCCGCTGCCGGGCAAGATGGAAGTGGATTACCTGCGGCTGTATCAGAACCCAGGCGCGTCGCTCTATGTGGGCGCACAACACACCGCGCCGGCCGGGCGCTTTGGTGTGTTCACCGATCAGACCGACACCGCTGCGCGGCTCACCTTCGGCCAGGACGCGCAGCTGTATCTGTGGAACAACCTCAGCCCGATTGCGCAGGCACCGTTCGAAGGCGGCAACGTGATGGCCTACCGCGCCAATGCCGGCGCCTGGTATGGACTGGGCATCCAGACCGACTACCGTGACATGCGCAATTACGCGGGCGGCTCACTCAAGTTGCATCTGAAGACCACCACGCCGTCGACCTTCAAGATCGGCATCAACACCAGCTTTGGCGACAGTTGGGTGGACTTCGTGCCGGGCGGCAACCAGTACGGCCTGGTGCGCGATGGCGTGTGGCACGAGGTGAGCATCCCCTTCAGTGCCTTCTATGACCTGGATCTGCAATCGGTCAAACAGATGTTCATGCTGGTGGCCGACCCGCCGGCGAGCCCGGTGGAGATCGCCATCGACAAGGTCTACTACCAGAGCCGTTGA
- a CDS encoding DUF2798 domain-containing protein, whose amino-acid sequence MSATPTALARARWKLGVRATPFVFAFYMAAIMALLMCLVITGANTGLAAGYLWRVLDAYRIAMPTAFCCVLVVRPLVVQLVAWTVHPPR is encoded by the coding sequence ATGTCAGCCACCCCCACCGCCCTAGCCCGTGCTCGCTGGAAGCTGGGCGTGCGCGCCACCCCGTTCGTGTTCGCCTTCTACATGGCCGCGATCATGGCGCTGCTGATGTGCCTGGTGATCACCGGCGCCAACACCGGCCTGGCTGCCGGTTACCTGTGGCGGGTGTTGGATGCCTACCGCATCGCCATGCCCACTGCATTTTGCTGTGTGCTGGTGGTGCGCCCATTGGTCGTGCAACTGGTGGCCTGGACCGTGCATCCGCCGCGCTGA